AAAACCTGTCGTTTGAGTGAAGCCTCTTACAACGAGCCTTGCCTTGTAGCGTTCTACCTCACCACTGGGTTTGAACTTGATCTTGAAAATCCATTTTCAACTGATTGCCTTCTTTCCAAAAGGAAGAAAAGTCAATTTCCATGTTTTATTCTCCTCAAGAGCATTCAATTCAGCACTTATTGCCTTACGCCAACAATCATAGAGGATGGCCTCTTCATAACTTCTTGGTTCTGTGGTGGAGGATATAGCTGCTGAAAAAGTTTTATGCCTTATTGACAATGTGTTGTAAGATACATAGTCAGAGATTGGATACTTCACTTCAAAGGAAGTTGGAGATTACTGAGCCGAAGCATTGACCTACATACAATGATACTCTTTCAAATAGGATGGCTGTTTTCTTTGCCTGCATGATCTTCTAAATTCATTAGCATCAGATGTGCTGTTTGGATTAGTTAATGATATAGCAGGATTCAAATTATTTGCTTCAAAAATGGAAGGTTGAccagaagaaaaatcatgagATGCAAGTTCCAGTGAGTGAGAATTAGGAGAGGATTATGCATGAGAATTAGATGCAGGTGCATGAGGTTCAGAAACGAGAATTTCTTCATTAGAATGCAAGTCTCTTGATCTTGTCAgtgaattatttttgaaattaaaaaaagtgtCGAAATTAAGCAATTTATTTAATGTTTCACTACTGCAAAAAGAATTTGAATGAAAATTCATTTCAAGATGAGAAGCATTAGAATTTTGAGAGTACATATTTTGAGAGTACGAATTTTTAATGCCTAAAGATTGATCATTTGAGGACAAAATCTCTTTGAAAGGAAAATAGGATTCATAGAAAACAACATTTCGAGAAATAACAACTTCTTTGGTTTTAATATCAAGTAAAATATAGCCTTTTGTCCCTGATTTATATCCAAGAAAGACACACTTTCGTGCTTtatgattcaatttctttcgATGAGCATATAAAGTAGAAGCAAAGGCTAAACAACCAAAAACCTTTAGAGATGTTAATTCTGGAATGTTGCCATTAAGAATCTGATATGGGCTATGTTTAAATGTAACTTGGGATACTctattaattatgtaaataGCATGAGCCACTGCATAATGCCAAAAATAATTTGGAAGATTAGAAGCAAATATGAGAGCCCTAGCTACATTTAGAATATCTTGATGCTTTCTTTCAACAAttccattttgttgtggtgtttcCACACAACTTCTTTGATGTAAAATTCCTTTCTTTTGATAGAAAGAAGTCATCAAAAATTCCTGGCCATTATCAGTTCTAATGGCTTTTACCATGATTCCCTTTTGTGTATAAATCATTTCAACAAAATTCTCTAAAAGAGAGCGAGTttcagatttatttttcataaagaaaatCCAAGTAAACCTACTCCTATCCTCAACAATggttaaaaaatatctatggcCAGAAGTAGATAGTGTGGCAATAGGCCCCCAAATATCAGcatgaatcaaataaaaaaaatcagatttACTCAAACAATTCGAAAAAGGTAATCTCTTTTGTTTTGCAAAATGACATGGATCACATGGTACATCATTGTTTGAACATgagatgaatggatgcatttttCGTAATTGTTGTAATCTACCAAAAGAAATATGGCCTAACCTATAATGCCAAAGAACACTCTGTGAAGTGTGTGAAGTGTCCTGTTCTTCTGTCATAatattcaaaatcttttcttctaATTTGCTAAAGTTAACAGCCATCTTTGCTTGAGTATTCATTGTATACAGCCCTCGCTTTTGATCAACAATTCCAATCATCCTCGAGGTAGGCCGCTCCTGAATCTCACAATTATGAGCATTGAACATAAAACAACAAGATAAGGCATTAGTAACTTTTGAAATAGAAATGAGATTACATTTAAAACTTGGTACATATAAAAcctcaatcaaataaaaatcagCTGAGAAGAAAACTGTTCCACATAAGGTTGTAACAGTTTGTGAACCATTTGGCATGATAATTTTAACTGGATTAATATGTTTAATAGAATGAAAATGTTTAAGACTAAAACAAATGTGAGCAATTGCTCCTCCAATCTTGAGAATTCAATTCAAAACCGAAAAGAGAAATGAGATGAAATATACCGGCTAAAAGAGCATGAATGGTTGCCAAATTTTCATCATGAAGAGGTTCTTTATGTTACTGGAATAGtgcaataagtgcttctttctGTCTATCCGAGAATATCCCATCCAAACTGATCTTGCTTTCATTTTGGATAACTCTGGGGTTGCATTCTGCATTACTTACAACTACCATTGAGTTCACAGAATTAGCTGAAAGAGGTACTCCATTAGAGTGATTTGGTTGCAGATGTGGTGGAAAGCCATGCTTCTGGTAACATGTATCCACCAAGTGACTTTGTTTTCCATAATAAGAGCAAAGTTTGGGAGTTCCTCTAGTAGTACCTTTTCCACCTTTACCACgccctcttcctcttcctctgaCATTATTGGCCCCAAATTGGCCTTTTTCACCTCCAGTATTAACAAATTTGACACTGCCTTGGCTAATCTGGTATGACTCTTTTTCACCTATAGATTTAGTGTAAACAGCATTCACTAACATTCTAGAATCTGGTTCAATGAGATGCATCATTTGTCTCTCTTGTTGAAGAAGGAGAGAAAAAACAGTATTCACATCTGGAAGGCGCTTAAGCAACACTTGCATATTGGTCATTTAAACCTCTAAGAAAATGAATCATATAAGACTGCAACCTATATTGCCTCATTATGTCTAACCCACAGCTACAATTACTCAAGCAAGCACAAGTTGGTATGGGTCTGAATTCGTCTATTTCCTCCCAGATCCCTTTCAGTTTTGTATAGTAAGAGGTGATGGATAACTCACCTTGCTTTGTGCTGAACAGATCTTCCTCAAGCTCAGCAATCCGAAATAGATCACCCTCATAAAATCGATGTTTGAGGTCCTTCCACAGTTCGTGTGCATTGTCGCACCACAGTACACTCTGCAAAATTTCTGGATTCAATGATCCATGTAGCCACGATAGCACAAACGTGTTGCAACGGTCCCAAGCATCATACGAATCATCCGTTGGAGCTGGTTTGAGTAACGTGCCATCAATGaatctaattttattcttcGATTTTAAACAGATCCACACAGATCTGGACCAAGTATGGTAATTCAATGTGGTAAGTGGAGTGGTTGTGAGAGCGATTCCAGGTGTCTCACTTGGGTGAAGGTAGTAACAACTTGAAGGATCTTGAAGAAGGTTGGTGTTAGATCTAGAAGTGGCTTGGGCCATCATCTTTgcaaagttctgaaaatctgCTGCAGTGAAACTTTGCGTATCTGGATTCATCACCTCTGCCTCATTCGTTGCCATTGATGAATAAATCGGACAGATCTACTTTTACGAGCTACTCTCACTACAAGTTCTCATATGTGGTGAAAGATTCACACTTTGTTGCAGGCTCCACGCTCACCGCACCATGACAAAACTCTGTTCAAATCTGCAGAGTTGAATGGTAAAATAGTGGAGCAAGCACCATATGAGAAGGAGGCtctgaaaagagaaaaataggCAGCTGAGGAGTGAAAAGCTTTCATACATTTTTCATTACAATTATCCATATATATACAAGGATATTAGACATCCTAACCCTAATAGATATACACTATCTAACCATCTATGTACACCAGAGTACCTCAAGAGTACTTAAGAAGTACCTAactaataagataaaatactatttaatatataatcttAATTACATttgttttcataaaaaccaaCTTTTATCAAATCGGTTACATTTTAAAACAATCATATaacttctttttaattaaatatttattaaactaataaataagATACATCACACACATGAGacatcatataataatataatttcctGCAAAAGGTTCTTTGGGATTTATTGGATGAATATTGGAGTAGGGATATTTATGGTAGTTATGAAACGGCTCGCAGCGCACGATGAGATCCAACGGCGAGGACTAAATGACGAGGAGCAGGAGCGGCAGCGGCGACGGCGAGGAGAAACGGCGGTGGCCCTTAGCTTTCTCCCTTCcgatctctctctctttctttctttcttttttattttattttatatttttttaatgaaggataatttggtaataaaaaataaaattggtaaaagcgacgattttaaaataaattgaaattttggaaACCATTTTGTAGTGAAAAAAATGCCAGAGACGAAATCGATTTTTGACCTCTACGTTaggaaccaaaatcatacttaaccttAAAATTTATGATCACTTAGCTCTTTTAATCTATAAAGTTTCTGCAGTATAGTCCCATAGTCCTTAGCTGTATACCGTTGGCAAAATACATAGCTACAAGTTCCCccaaaacttaaaaaacatGTTGCACCAATCAAAATATCAAAGTGCAATTAGAACAAATTGTAAAAGTAATTGACATTGCTATTCCATTACCATCTCTGACATGCCTTTACTTATGTTTGCCTttgcttatacaagtttttattatattttttttatataagaaGAAACTAACGgttgaagagaaaaaaaaaagaagagtttttgcacaatttttgaaaagagaaagTCCTTCTAAAATGAGAATTTGTAATGTTCAATAATAACTTATTACATNNNNNNNNNNNNNNNNNNNNNNNNNNNNNNNNNNNNNNNNNNNNNNNNNNNNNNNNNNNNNNNNNNNNNNNNNNNNNNNNNNNNNNNNNNNNNNNNNNNNNNNNNNNNNNNNNNNNNNNNNNNNNNNNNNNNNNNNNNNNNNNNNNNNNNNNNNNNNNNNNNNNNNNNNNNNNNNNNNNNNNNNNNNNNNNNNNNNNNNNNNNNNNNNNNNNNNNNNNNNNNNNNNNNNNNNNNNNNNNNNNNNNNNNNNNNNNNNNNNNNNNNNNNNNNNNNNNNNNNNNNNNNNNNNNNNNNNNNNNNNNNNNNNNNNNNNNNNNNNNNNNNNNNNNNNNNNNNNNNNNNNNNNNNNNNNNNNNNNNNNNNNNNNNNNNNNNNNNNNNNNNNNNNNNNNNNNNNNNNNNNNNNNNNNNNNNNNNNNNNNNNNNNNNNNNNNNNNNNNNNNNNNNNNNNNNNNNNNNNNNNNNNNNNNNNNNNNNNNNNNNNNNNNNNNNNNNNNNNNNNNNNNNNNNNNNNNNNNNNNNNNNNNNNNNNNNNNNNNNNNNNNNNNNNNNNNNNNNNNNNNNNNNNNNNNNNNNNNNNNNNNNNNNNNNNNNNNNNNNNNNNNNNNNNNNNNNNNNNNNNNNNNNNNNNNNNNNNNNNNNNNNNNNNNNNNNNNNNNNNNNNNNNNNNNNNNNNNNNNNNNNNNNNNNNNNNNNNNNNNNNNNNNNNNNNNNNNNNNNNNNNNNNNNNNNNNNNNNNNNNNNNNNNNNNNNNNNNNNNNNNNNNNNNNNNNNNNNNNNNNNNNNNNNNNNNNNNNNNNNNNNNNNNNNNNNNNNNNNNNNNNNNNNNNNNNNNNNNNNNNNNNNNNNNNNNNNNNNNNNNNNNNNNNNNNNNNNNNNNNNNNNNNNNNNNNNNNNNNNNNNNNNNNNNNNNNNNNNNNNNNNNNNNNNNNNNNNNNNNNNNNNNNNNNNNNNNNNNNNNNNNNNNNNNNNNNNNNNNNNNNNNNNNNNNNNNNNNNNNNNNNNNNNNNNNNNNNNNNNNNNNNNNNNNNNNNNNNNNNNNNNNNNNNNNNNNNNNNNNNNNNNNNNNNNNNNNNNNNNNNNNNNNNNNNNNNNNNNNNNNNNNNNNNNNNNNNNNNNNNNNNNNNNNNNNNNNNNNNNNNNNNNNNNNNNNNNNNNNNNNNNNNNNNNNNNNNNNNNNNNNNNNNNNNNNNNNNNNNNNNNNNNNNNNNNNNNNNNNNNNNNNNNNNNNNNNNNNNNNNNNNNNNNNNNNNNNNNNNNNNNNNNNNNNNNNNNNNNNNNNNNNNNNNNNNNNNNNNNNNNNNNNNNNNNNNNNNNNNNNNNNNNNNNNNNNNNNNNNNNNNNNNNNNNNNNNNNNNNNNNNNNNNNNNNNNNNNNNNNNNNNNNNNNNNNNNNNNNNNNNGATatggaaagagaaagagaagaggagagGGCACATAGAGCAAAAGTTATGGCAATGAAGGAGAATGAGTTACAAATTCAAGCagcaatgaaagaacaagaattacaaACTCAAGCGgtaatgaaagaacaagaattacaaATTCAGAGGTATATTAAAGAAATGGAGATAaatgcaaaagaaaggaaaatgaaaaggatggctaaggaaagagaaagagaaatggATATGCAAATACTTAATGTTGACACATTTACGATTAGTGAAAAATGACGAGCTCTTCACGAGATTGCATGTAAGAAAATAATCAATAAGTGGTTTACTTAATAATTCCTTGTATTCGTAGAGTTAAgtagtatgttttatttttattgtgtattactGGTCTGTCATGTAGTCTGTTTTATTCATTTCTGATGtaactttttaaattagtcaatatTATTGTGCCGTTATTGTTTATGAAAGTGACCGTTGTAAAGCTAGCCGCTTTAAACTTAGACAAgaaaaaattagtcattaagtagccgttgcaaaactagccgttttAAACTTAGACAAGAAAAAACTAGCCGTTAAGTAGCCGTCGTAAAATTTGTCGTTGAGAAGTAGCTACTTGTTGCGGACACACTTATAAATATCACCTATCAATGATTCAACAACTCCATTTCAACTCTTATTTCTCACCTCAAAAGAATACTAAAAAATACATTTCAAGATATGGCTAGAAATTTTGATGATATACTTAATAAGACTTTGTATGGTAAAAAAAGACATTAAGTTAACACATTCATGGATAATTGGATCGATAAGTATTTATTCTAAGatttagaagaagaagatatcgaTAGAAGCTCTATCCCAACTCCTCGTAGATGGATCAATAGAGATCGAGAAGCAGGGAATGATCACCTTTTTGAATCATAAGCATTTCATTTAGTGGAAGCACTTAAAAAGTTATTGTATGTGCTTTTGATATTTCTTTACCAGGGGGAAAATTATCATAAATTGCTATTTGAAGTtgctttatttagtttattcatttttatttttatttttactttctcatgattttaactttgaaaaagttggaggaaagaaagaagaattaatttaaaattcacattttaacCTATGTGTTCAATCTGAACGAAATATTGAAATCCTCTAGGAGTTTCACTCTTCAAACTAATAATAACCTTGTTCGCTGCAGATCCTGATGATCAGACTTGGCTCACTGATTTCTCCAGATGGTTCAGTCTGTCTTTCCTGGAAGGCTCTCCATTTTGATTGAGTTTGTCCAATGGCGAATCATGCTGGATGCATTCCAGCCACTTATTTACAAAGACAAGCTATTTTCCTCTTACTGCATTGTTCTTTCAGTTTTATCCGTCAAAGAGGAGTAAATGCAGGCCACTGCAATTGTCAAACTTCATGCTCGTGTTTTAAAGAAAATCAAGATTCAGAGCTAGATTCATTCTATAAAAGAAAAGGATCACTAGCACTTTACAAGTGGGTTCAAGCACATcttcctactgagatctctatcAACCATGAATTTTAAAACAACTTTCAGTTATGGCCATTGAGTCCTTATTTGCTACATCATATTGGATAAAGCTAGACTATATAAGACTTGATAGTGTTAAGTTTGGAATTGGTAGTTCAATTACAAGTTTTCAAATGAGAATTTCTTGTAACGAGTTTAACTTTTGGCCTTTATTTGGTGTAAAATAGATAAAGCTTTTTGTACAAGTTTCCTTCCTTCTCTCTCTAACGTCGAGGATGGTACTAATAAGACAAAAAAGTCAAAGAGACAATTCTGATTTTGACCAAAGACGTGATGGTGGAGGTAATGGTGACGATGATGATAGAGTAGCTAGTGAGTGAAAGAGGGTGTTTTATGAGGGCAAAATCGTAATGCAATTAATATTTCACatgaaaaagataattttaaaatgacttCTAACGTTAAGGATgatattaataagaaaaaaaaaagttaaagatgattttaattttaaccaaAGACGTTACGgacgaaaaaaatacttaaccctaaaatacaactgaaaaataaaattgcaacCATTTCAAGCAAAGTATAAATCTGACCAGAACAATAATGGTACCAAGAAAACATTTAGGCTGCCTTTGTTTTTGTGGACAGGACAGAATATGATACTAAGACAATAGAGCAAAGACACTAAAAATTATTCTGTGTATTGTGTTTAGATATAATATACAAGATACTAATGTCCTGTATATGTTTGGATAGACATgaacaaaactaaaatattatgtAACATGACTAAAATAGCCATGTGATCCCAAATTTTCTGCCCAAGTACAAACTAATTTAGCTCAAAAGTATGCACTAACATAAACAAAATTCTGCACTAACATAAACGAAATTCTGCATCAAATTTTCTGCACTAATTTGCATAAAAAGTTATGCACTAATTAAACATAACACAAATagaatttacatttttttcaacATATTAAAATCCAAAACAATTCACAGTATCAAAACAATCCTGAATGTATGTCTtcttatataattttcaaattgacaaatcataaaacaataaaaacgaaaaaaaatgaggacaaagagaaacaaaattctgtttaatagaaaaataaaaataaaaagcaataagAGGAAAGGCAGAGTAATACCTAGTTATTGATTGAGAAAGAGAATAAAGAGAGACTGACAAAGAGACATAGACAGAGAGCAAAAGGAAGATATTACTTGGGAAAGaagtgaaagaagaagaagagaacaaagaaagagaaatcaagaaaagagtaccgaaaaaaagagagaaaaaagaagaaccaGATAGAGAAAGAACCGGGAGAAGAGAGTATCTCTCTGAAAACAACGATGCAAAGGAAAAGTTTAAATTAAGGTTTTTTCGTATGAAAATAAAGAGGGTAAtagtggaataataaaaaatatctatgaacaaaaagaaaaacaattttcattaaaaaatccgTGTCCATCTTCCCAAATCTCGTGTCATCATTGTCCTTCATTTAAAAGTTGACACATAAAAAAACTAACCTGAAAATAGTGTGTCCATTGTCCATGTCTCTCTATCCAAACtccttttaaatatttaatgtcCATGTCTTTGTGTCCTGTCCACAAAAGCAAACGCTGCCTTAATGTCAAAAAATAATTCGAGATAAACGGTTATTGACAAAAGTCCAACACTGCAACTATCCAGTCCAATAAAAATTTGATAGATGTGTATGGAGTATGGTGGATTAGAATCTAATTTCTTGTAAAAATCCTATGTCTTTATCAAACAAGAAAGAGCACATAACATCCACTTAGTGGAGGGTTTGAGAGGACAACACAATCTACGACAAATTACAGGCAAGCATATGAAAATGCTCATACAATGTATAGGTTCACCATATGCTACAAACTTTAACTGGTGATCATCTCAAGATCTATAAGATTTCAACCCTAT
This sequence is a window from Arachis duranensis cultivar V14167 chromosome 2, aradu.V14167.gnm2.J7QH, whole genome shotgun sequence. Protein-coding genes within it:
- the LOC107474702 gene encoding uncharacterized protein LOC107474702 yields the protein MATNEAEVMNPDTQSFTAADFQNFAKMMAQATSRSNTNLLQDPSSCYYLHPSETPGIALTTTPLTTLNYHTWSRSVWICLKSKNKIRFIDGTLLKPAPTDDSYDAWDRCNTFVLSWLHGSLNPEILQSVLWCDNAHELWKDLKHRFYEGDLFRIAELEEDLFSTKQVLLKRLPDVNTVFSLLLQQERQMMHLIEPDSRMLVNAVYTKSIGEKESYQISQGSVKFVNTGGEKGQFGANNVRGRGRGRGKGGKGTTRGTPKLCSYYGKQSHLVDTCYQKHGFPPHLQPNHSNGVPLSANSVNSMVVVSNAECNPRVIQNESKISLDGIFSDRQKEALIALFQ